The following coding sequences are from one Natrarchaeobaculum sulfurireducens window:
- the aglG gene encoding glucosyl-dolichyl phosphate glucuronosyltransferase gives MKVSVVICTYAMERYDVFSECVDSVLEQTYEPLEVVIVVDGNEEVFDRVQDDYGGLEGVVLHCNETNQGISYSRTRGAEIATGEVVAFIDDDAVAEADWVAELARVYEESDAIAVGGHVKPDWVTEKPDFFPAEFYWLVGCDERGMGEHMEELRNTYGSNISYRRDVFLNVGGYDENTGRKGDRHIQAHEAPVCIRMANKYGKGVIYNTDAVVHHKLFDYRGEFRWLVFRSFWQGYSKRIMDLLLPEASGDKNEYLGQLMLEFVPSRLKGIFREPSLPKVKQLVTIFIFTAAVGFGYLYGLADVDRSELIAGRDAAAGN, from the coding sequence ATGAAGGTCTCCGTCGTCATCTGTACGTACGCGATGGAACGATACGACGTCTTCTCCGAGTGCGTCGACAGCGTCCTCGAGCAAACCTACGAGCCGCTCGAGGTCGTTATCGTCGTCGACGGCAACGAGGAGGTCTTCGATCGCGTTCAGGACGACTACGGAGGCCTCGAGGGCGTCGTCTTACACTGTAACGAGACGAACCAGGGTATCTCCTACAGTCGGACGCGTGGGGCCGAAATCGCAACTGGCGAGGTCGTGGCGTTTATCGACGACGACGCTGTTGCCGAGGCGGACTGGGTGGCGGAGTTGGCTCGAGTGTACGAAGAGAGCGACGCGATCGCGGTCGGCGGGCACGTGAAACCGGATTGGGTGACCGAGAAACCCGACTTCTTCCCCGCGGAGTTCTACTGGCTCGTCGGCTGTGACGAACGCGGGATGGGCGAGCATATGGAAGAGCTGCGTAATACGTATGGGTCGAATATTTCGTATCGTCGTGATGTCTTCCTGAACGTCGGTGGGTACGACGAGAACACCGGCCGGAAAGGTGATCGGCACATCCAGGCCCACGAAGCGCCCGTCTGTATTCGGATGGCCAACAAGTACGGCAAGGGTGTGATCTACAACACCGACGCCGTGGTTCACCACAAGTTATTCGACTATCGCGGGGAGTTCCGGTGGCTGGTGTTCCGCTCGTTCTGGCAGGGGTACTCGAAGCGAATTATGGACCTGCTGTTGCCAGAGGCGTCCGGTGACAAGAACGAGTATCTGGGACAGCTGATGCTCGAGTTCGTGCCGTCACGGCTGAAGGGTATCTTTCGCGAGCCCTCGCTCCCGAAGGTGAAACAGCTCGTGACGATCTTTATTTTCACCGCCGCAGTCGGGTTCGGCTATCTCTATGGGCTGGCCGATGTCGATCGGTCTGAGTTGATTGCCGGCCGTGACGCTGCGGCAGGCAACTGA
- a CDS encoding DUF7563 family protein produces MGALEVCQDVHLPACRAHVTNQFARVFGDGCDRANFCGEGDTCTRLSCGLPPGSRSRSPT; encoded by the coding sequence TTGGGGGCGCTTGAAGTCTGCCAAGACGTCCATCTACCGGCCTGTAGAGCCCATGTCACCAACCAGTTCGCACGTGTCTTCGGTGACGGTTGCGACCGTGCCAACTTTTGTGGCGAAGGCGACACCTGTACTCGACTGAGCTGTGGTCTGCCGCCGGGCTCAAGATCCCGATCTCCGACCTGA
- a CDS encoding type II toxin-antitoxin system HicA family toxin, with translation MVRTTFSGREVVKVLTSFGYVPVSHTGSHVRLRYEHPETGEVRNVDVPQHREIKTGTLRSIADQCGADDFYEWCRWIDEHN, from the coding sequence ATGGTCCGAACGACGTTCTCCGGTCGCGAGGTTGTGAAAGTGCTGACCTCGTTTGGCTACGTTCCTGTTTCGCACACTGGAAGCCACGTCCGGCTCCGATACGAGCATCCCGAAACGGGTGAAGTTCGTAACGTCGACGTCCCGCAACACCGTGAGATCAAAACTGGAACGCTTCGCTCGATCGCTGACCAGTGCGGCGCTGACGATTTTTATGAATGGTGTCGCTGGATCGACGAACATAACTGA
- a CDS encoding glycosyltransferase, whose translation MVYSKAAIVVPVYNDPDGIQTTLESLLTQTTSHQIVVVDNDSTDLTPDIVRSYETDHDHLTLLHETELQSSYAARNTGIRNTDSDLLAFVDADMTVPEDWLESALHTFQTTDADYMGCNVELTPPENPPLPARYDHHTGFPVQQYLESQHFAPTCCLFVRRAVFEDVGLFDHRLESGGDKEFGNRVHDAGYDLHFAEDVTMYHPTRNTLRAHAKKDRRVGRGLCQLQRYHPDRYGTPGVPPRPSGIKRPERDLPTSDRLSFGALSSTLTAVRGLGYYEEYLTGDRHEDLEDVPRLEKSDI comes from the coding sequence ATGGTATACTCGAAGGCCGCTATCGTCGTCCCCGTCTACAACGACCCCGATGGTATTCAGACCACCCTCGAGTCCCTCCTCACCCAAACAACCTCCCATCAAATAGTTGTCGTCGATAACGACTCCACCGACCTTACCCCGGACATCGTCCGCTCCTACGAAACAGACCACGACCACCTCACTCTCCTCCACGAGACCGAGCTCCAGTCCTCTTACGCGGCCCGAAACACGGGCATCCGCAACACCGATAGCGACCTCCTCGCGTTCGTCGACGCGGACATGACCGTCCCCGAGGACTGGCTCGAGTCCGCCCTCCACACCTTCCAAACCACAGACGCCGACTACATGGGCTGTAACGTCGAGCTCACCCCCCCAGAGAACCCACCCCTCCCGGCCCGTTACGATCACCACACGGGCTTTCCCGTACAGCAGTACCTCGAGTCCCAGCACTTCGCCCCGACCTGTTGTCTGTTCGTCCGCCGAGCCGTCTTCGAGGACGTGGGGCTGTTCGACCATCGCCTCGAGTCCGGCGGTGACAAGGAGTTCGGCAACCGGGTTCACGACGCCGGATACGACCTCCACTTCGCCGAGGACGTGACGATGTACCACCCGACGAGAAACACCCTCCGTGCACACGCCAAAAAGGATCGTCGCGTCGGCCGCGGGCTCTGTCAGCTGCAACGCTATCACCCCGACCGCTACGGCACACCCGGCGTCCCACCAAGACCCAGCGGCATCAAACGCCCCGAGCGGGATCTTCCAACGAGCGACCGACTCTCCTTCGGTGCACTTTCGAGCACTCTCACCGCCGTTCGCGGACTGGGGTACTACGAGGAGTATCTCACCGGTGATCGGCACGAAGACCTCGAGGACGTTCCCCGACTCGAAAAGTCGGATATCTAA
- a CDS encoding sugar phosphate nucleotidyltransferase: MDAIVFAAGRGSRLRPFTDGKPKPLLEVGGKPLLARCLDALVAVDVDQIVLVVGYRADQIVETVGDSYEDVPIVYAHQHDRKGLAHAVCRAAEDGYSISLSSRSSDAERTLPSAAPTDVLTVNGDNVFDDCALSRLATDTPIRTSTGRSSSTESRETRRRRRPAVS; encoded by the coding sequence ATGGACGCGATCGTCTTCGCTGCGGGCCGAGGCTCTCGATTACGGCCGTTTACGGACGGAAAGCCAAAGCCACTGCTCGAGGTCGGCGGCAAGCCGTTGCTCGCTCGCTGTCTCGACGCACTCGTGGCCGTCGACGTCGACCAAATCGTCCTCGTCGTCGGCTATCGGGCCGACCAGATCGTCGAGACCGTCGGCGATTCCTACGAGGATGTCCCGATCGTTTACGCTCACCAGCACGACCGGAAGGGACTTGCACACGCCGTCTGTCGGGCCGCCGAAGACGGCTACAGTATCTCGCTCTCGTCGCGTTCGTCCGACGCCGAGCGCACGCTGCCGTCGGCTGCACCCACCGACGTGCTGACCGTCAACGGCGACAACGTCTTCGATGACTGTGCGCTCTCGAGGCTCGCGACCGATACGCCGATCCGGACATCGACGGGACGGTCGTCCTCGACCGAGTCTCGAGAAACGAGGCGACGGCGACGGCCCGCTGTGAGCTGA
- the ncsA gene encoding tRNA 2-thiolation protein NcsA, whose product MECTRCDDEAVMHAAYSGAHLCESHFLESVEKRVRRRVRRDDLVPREATPENPQTWVIGLSGGKDSVVLTKILHDTFAEDPRIELVGLTIHEGIEGYRDASLEACVELASDLDIRHEVVSYEEEFGIRMDDVVEDDPENMAACAYCGVFRRDVLSRYADELEADILLTGHNLDDEAQSALMNFLEGDVAQIGKHFDASLGPLSERKAQDEFVPRAKPLRDVPEKEVALYAHLEDLPAHITECPHSSEAYRGEIQQLLYTLEENHPGTRHSILAGYEELGGIVADEYSGEDGADLRDCAECGSTTTREICRKCSLLESLA is encoded by the coding sequence ATGGAGTGTACCCGCTGTGACGACGAGGCGGTCATGCACGCCGCCTACTCGGGGGCCCACCTCTGTGAGTCGCACTTTCTCGAGTCGGTCGAAAAGCGCGTGCGCCGACGCGTCAGACGTGACGATCTCGTTCCCCGGGAGGCAACGCCCGAGAACCCCCAGACGTGGGTGATCGGCCTCTCCGGCGGGAAAGACAGCGTCGTCCTCACCAAGATCCTCCACGACACGTTCGCGGAGGATCCCCGTATCGAACTCGTCGGGCTGACGATCCACGAGGGCATCGAGGGCTATCGCGATGCGAGCCTCGAGGCCTGCGTCGAACTCGCCTCGGACCTCGACATCCGCCACGAGGTCGTCAGCTACGAGGAGGAGTTCGGCATCCGCATGGACGACGTCGTCGAGGACGATCCCGAGAACATGGCTGCGTGTGCCTACTGTGGTGTCTTTCGACGGGACGTCCTTTCCCGGTACGCAGACGAACTCGAGGCGGACATCCTGCTGACCGGCCACAACCTAGACGACGAGGCTCAGAGTGCGCTGATGAATTTCCTCGAGGGTGACGTCGCCCAGATCGGCAAACACTTCGACGCGAGCCTCGGCCCGCTGTCCGAACGGAAAGCCCAGGACGAGTTCGTCCCGCGGGCGAAACCCCTCCGGGACGTCCCCGAGAAAGAGGTCGCCCTCTACGCCCACCTCGAGGACCTCCCCGCCCACATCACCGAGTGTCCCCACTCGAGTGAGGCCTACCGCGGCGAGATCCAGCAGTTGCTCTACACACTCGAGGAGAACCACCCCGGCACGCGACACTCGATTCTCGCTGGCTACGAGGAACTCGGCGGAATCGTCGCCGACGAGTACAGTGGCGAGGACGGGGCCGACCTCCGTGACTGTGCTGAGTGTGGCTCGACGACGACTCGAGAGATCTGTCGGAAGTGTTCGCTGCTCGAGTCACTCGCCTGA
- a CDS encoding type II toxin-antitoxin system VapC family toxin — protein MIVFDSTFLVDYLNEEDAAAAFLEEHDGKPFFAPSLALFEAYRGAARSAGRDGIERVTTGLDWIEPLDLTEPVAREAATIEAELLEDGTPINLGDILIAAVCRHNGGQLVTRDADFDAVDDLEVVSY, from the coding sequence GTGATCGTCTTCGATTCGACGTTTCTCGTCGATTACCTCAACGAGGAGGACGCCGCGGCGGCGTTCCTCGAGGAGCACGACGGGAAGCCGTTTTTCGCACCGTCGCTCGCGTTGTTCGAAGCGTACCGGGGCGCAGCACGGTCTGCTGGACGCGACGGCATCGAACGGGTCACGACGGGCTTAGATTGGATCGAGCCGTTGGACCTCACCGAGCCCGTGGCTCGCGAGGCCGCCACGATAGAAGCCGAGTTGCTCGAGGACGGCACCCCGATCAACCTCGGCGACATCCTCATCGCGGCGGTGTGTCGACACAACGGCGGCCAACTCGTCACGCGGGACGCAGATTTCGATGCGGTCGACGATCTCGAGGTCGTGAGTTACTGA
- the ftsZ gene encoding cell division protein FtsZ has product MQDIVQDALENAEQEAREMDADMGDDEFGDPRIVIVGCGGAGNNTINRLYNIGVDGADTVAINTDKQHLKMIEADTKILVGKSLTSGLGAGGDPSMGERATEMAQSTVKEVLGDADLVFVTAGMGGGTGTGAAPVVSKIAKEQGAIVVGMVSTPFNVERARTVKAEEGLEKLREQADSIIVLDNNRLLDYVPNLPIGKAFSVMDQIIAETVKGISETITQPSLINLDYADMSTIMNQGGVAVMLVGETQDKNKTDEVVKDAMNHPLLDVDYRGASGGLVHITGGPDLTLKEAEGIADNITERLEASANVIWGARIQENYKGKVRVMAIMTGVQSAQVLGPTTQKQADRSRASIEGFDDGDFDASNNVKGPNFGAQSDGGRNELEKQNGVDVIR; this is encoded by the coding sequence ATGCAGGATATCGTACAAGACGCACTCGAGAACGCCGAACAGGAAGCCCGAGAGATGGACGCCGACATGGGCGACGACGAGTTCGGCGATCCGCGGATCGTCATCGTCGGCTGTGGTGGTGCGGGCAACAACACGATCAACCGGCTGTACAACATCGGCGTCGACGGTGCCGACACCGTGGCGATCAACACGGACAAACAGCACCTGAAGATGATCGAGGCCGACACGAAGATCCTCGTCGGCAAGTCGCTGACGAGCGGCCTCGGCGCCGGTGGCGATCCGTCGATGGGCGAACGCGCCACCGAGATGGCCCAGAGCACGGTCAAAGAGGTTCTCGGCGATGCGGACCTCGTGTTCGTCACTGCAGGCATGGGCGGCGGTACCGGAACCGGTGCTGCCCCCGTCGTCTCGAAGATCGCCAAAGAACAGGGGGCAATCGTCGTCGGGATGGTCTCGACGCCGTTTAACGTCGAGCGCGCCCGAACCGTCAAGGCCGAGGAAGGTCTCGAGAAACTGCGCGAACAGGCCGACTCGATCATCGTCCTCGACAACAACCGGCTGCTCGATTACGTCCCGAACCTCCCGATCGGCAAGGCGTTCTCGGTGATGGACCAGATCATCGCCGAAACCGTCAAAGGCATTTCGGAGACGATCACCCAGCCCTCGCTGATCAACCTGGACTACGCGGACATGTCCACGATCATGAACCAGGGTGGCGTCGCCGTGATGCTCGTCGGCGAGACTCAGGACAAGAACAAGACCGACGAGGTGGTCAAAGACGCGATGAACCACCCACTGCTGGACGTCGACTACCGCGGCGCGAGCGGCGGACTCGTCCACATCACTGGCGGCCCCGACCTCACGCTGAAAGAGGCAGAGGGCATCGCCGACAACATCACCGAGCGCCTCGAGGCGTCGGCAAACGTCATCTGGGGTGCCCGGATCCAGGAGAACTACAAGGGCAAGGTCCGCGTCATGGCGATCATGACCGGCGTCCAGAGCGCCCAGGTCCTCGGGCCGACCACCCAGAAGCAGGCCGACCGATCCCGTGCGAGCATCGAAGGCTTCGACGACGGCGACTTCGACGCGAGCAACAACGTCAAAGGCCCGAACTTCGGTGCCCAGAGCGACGGCGGCCGAAACGAACTCGAGAAACAGAACGGCGTCGACGTCATCCGCTAA
- a CDS encoding type II toxin-antitoxin system HicB family antitoxin gives MASATRNDRTEGVEFYYESDGSVTAKDIETGLARGGETRAEALAQLAEVLELHEGGGEPIDNAEEFLRNEFDLEPDDLADVNEDDRPDFMR, from the coding sequence ATGGCGAGTGCTACCCGCAACGATCGCACGGAGGGCGTAGAGTTCTACTATGAGAGCGACGGGAGTGTCACTGCCAAGGATATCGAGACGGGACTCGCCCGTGGCGGCGAAACGCGCGCGGAAGCGCTCGCGCAACTGGCCGAAGTTCTTGAGCTGCACGAGGGTGGCGGCGAACCGATCGACAATGCCGAAGAATTTCTTCGGAATGAGTTCGACCTCGAGCCTGACGATCTCGCGGATGTCAACGAAGACGACCGGCCGGATTTCATGCGGTAA
- a CDS encoding antitoxin VapB family protein — protein sequence MGTKTITITEDAYESLKEHKREDESFTETILRITGGERDVMKGFGAMKDVDGFADAVESSRKQLDDDLRERETQ from the coding sequence ATGGGTACGAAGACGATAACGATCACGGAAGACGCCTACGAGAGTCTGAAAGAGCACAAGCGCGAGGATGAAAGCTTCACCGAAACGATTCTTCGGATCACCGGTGGGGAACGCGATGTCATGAAGGGATTCGGTGCTATGAAAGACGTCGACGGATTCGCGGACGCAGTCGAGTCGTCTCGCAAGCAACTCGACGACGATCTCCGCGAGCGTGAGACGCAGTGA
- a CDS encoding double zinc ribbon domain-containing protein codes for MSKITFRADDDLIEELESLEVSKSEALREALRSYLEESSRDRRVDDRTGRDGQTGAIDDLVRDRVDKLLADRLADLGVGQPLRAHAPDTQDVNVTITLEGADATATDESPQAAPQPTDEQPAAPARRQTAQQTQCGQCGEHVDDDHVYCPNCGEKATRRLFCECGDELRSDWSFCPGCGRRTPAADVLESG; via the coding sequence ATGAGTAAAATCACGTTCCGTGCGGACGACGATCTCATCGAGGAACTCGAGTCGCTCGAGGTATCCAAGAGCGAAGCGCTTCGCGAGGCGCTGCGTTCGTACCTCGAGGAGTCGTCTCGCGACCGGCGGGTCGACGATCGCACGGGGCGTGATGGACAGACCGGCGCAATCGACGACCTGGTGCGGGATCGAGTCGACAAACTGCTCGCTGATCGTCTGGCGGACCTCGGCGTCGGACAGCCACTGCGCGCACACGCGCCTGACACACAGGACGTCAACGTCACGATCACGCTCGAGGGGGCCGACGCGACCGCGACCGACGAGTCGCCACAAGCTGCGCCACAGCCCACTGACGAACAGCCCGCCGCGCCAGCTCGCCGTCAGACAGCCCAGCAGACTCAGTGTGGACAATGCGGTGAACACGTCGACGATGATCACGTGTACTGTCCGAACTGTGGTGAAAAAGCGACGCGGCGGCTGTTCTGTGAGTGTGGGGACGAACTTCGGTCGGACTGGTCGTTCTGTCCGGGCTGTGGTCGCCGAACGCCGGCTGCGGACGTACTCGAGTCAGGATAG
- a CDS encoding oligosaccharyl transferase, archaeosortase A system-associated — protein sequence MSTETERIEEGAEASLLERWDEWYHIPVIGVVMLFMFLVRIQAYDNFAMRDGSPSLAAVDSWYHWRTIEWTAENYPSTMPYEIWTSFPDGRYVGQFGTLFDQLIVTAAMIVGLGDPSTETLYAVALIAVPVMAALVAIPVFYIGRRLGGTLGGIVAVVLLALAPGQFLQRSTTGQLQHHVAEVLFMAIAILAFMIALRVAEREQPIYELVVDKDWDTLKQPAIYSALAGIALSLYIWVWPPGVVLIGIFAAYFTVQLCLDYVRGVSPDHVAFVGVVGLGVTALVTALLIEEPGTSVTSFGYLQPVSAALVAVGCAFMAWFARQWNAYDADRRYYPVAIAGLIVAVFGAMAVVLPDLYSTIVGNLTSRLLPLDPGTGALTIQEAQPPADFTAHVFDEFGTAFYTMLAGLGLLVARPFLGREFRAEHTLIVVWSLFLISMAATQIRFAYYLVLAVAVVNAIFVADVVRFFDLDIRSGVDSIRQLEGYQVIVLLMVVLLLFAPLLPPVAAEDSTAWERGEMVGPHNEAMVWEDSNHWLNENTPEPGNWAGAGYEDELEYFGTYDIPDDGTYDYPEGSYGVMSWWDYGHLITVQGERIPHSNPFQSNARSSSAFLTAESEERSELILDAIAAGESPDDHTDEELEAMAEDADESHEHIRYVMIDDLMAGGKFNAIATWTGPDPAHYSTPEDVEANEQIERDEVADRFATVPYDNTTLSKLYFDDAVGMEHYRLVHENDQRMPTFVSYAIIDTDTDQVLLGEGGDPQVFVNRMVDEQTQMELMQLEQHPEFDVEVFDERQGSAVGTYERVEGATLTGSVDDVGDVEDATVSAALELETNTDREFTYVQEAELAEDGSFELTVPYATDDELGVEDGYTDSAVEALEEYTVSVVVPSDDGFEGYEAETEVPETAVVEGETVDVALEEVEFDDPDEVTEEGDVEDDDADLEDAEDGEVIEDGEETDETPIGEAQAGD from the coding sequence ATGAGTACGGAAACCGAACGGATCGAGGAGGGAGCCGAAGCCTCGCTCCTCGAGCGGTGGGACGAGTGGTATCACATCCCCGTGATCGGGGTCGTGATGCTGTTTATGTTCCTGGTTCGTATCCAGGCCTACGATAATTTCGCGATGCGGGACGGCAGTCCGTCGCTCGCTGCGGTCGACTCCTGGTATCACTGGCGGACGATCGAGTGGACGGCCGAGAACTACCCGTCCACGATGCCGTACGAAATCTGGACGAGCTTCCCCGACGGTCGGTACGTCGGCCAGTTCGGGACGTTGTTCGACCAGCTTATCGTCACTGCGGCGATGATCGTCGGGCTCGGCGATCCATCCACTGAGACGCTCTATGCGGTCGCTCTGATCGCCGTTCCGGTGATGGCCGCACTGGTCGCGATCCCCGTCTTCTACATCGGGCGCCGACTCGGCGGAACTCTCGGCGGGATCGTCGCCGTCGTTCTCCTCGCGCTGGCACCTGGACAGTTCCTCCAGCGATCGACGACCGGACAGCTCCAGCACCACGTCGCCGAGGTCCTGTTCATGGCGATCGCGATCCTCGCGTTCATGATCGCGCTTCGCGTCGCCGAACGCGAACAGCCGATCTACGAGCTAGTCGTCGACAAGGACTGGGACACGCTCAAACAACCCGCTATCTACAGCGCACTCGCAGGTATCGCACTCTCGCTGTACATCTGGGTCTGGCCACCCGGTGTGGTGTTGATCGGAATTTTCGCAGCATACTTCACGGTCCAGCTCTGTCTCGACTACGTTCGAGGCGTATCGCCGGATCACGTCGCGTTCGTCGGTGTCGTTGGCCTCGGAGTTACGGCACTCGTGACGGCATTGCTGATCGAAGAGCCTGGTACCAGCGTGACGAGTTTCGGCTACCTACAGCCCGTCAGTGCTGCGCTCGTTGCCGTGGGATGTGCGTTTATGGCATGGTTTGCGCGCCAGTGGAACGCGTACGACGCTGATCGACGCTACTACCCTGTTGCGATCGCGGGCCTGATCGTCGCCGTATTCGGGGCAATGGCGGTTGTTCTTCCAGATCTGTACAGTACGATCGTTGGTAACCTCACGAGTCGACTCTTGCCTCTCGACCCGGGCACAGGGGCGTTGACGATTCAGGAGGCCCAGCCTCCGGCGGACTTCACAGCTCACGTCTTCGACGAGTTTGGGACGGCGTTCTATACGATGTTAGCCGGACTCGGGCTCCTCGTTGCTCGCCCCTTCCTCGGCCGCGAGTTCCGTGCTGAGCACACGCTAATCGTCGTTTGGTCGTTGTTCTTGATCAGTATGGCTGCGACCCAGATTCGCTTTGCTTACTACCTCGTCCTCGCGGTCGCAGTCGTCAATGCCATCTTCGTTGCAGACGTCGTCCGATTCTTCGATCTGGACATCCGAAGCGGCGTCGACTCGATCAGACAACTCGAGGGGTACCAAGTCATCGTCCTGCTCATGGTGGTCTTGCTCCTGTTCGCTCCGTTGCTTCCGCCGGTCGCCGCCGAAGACTCGACGGCGTGGGAGCGCGGCGAGATGGTCGGCCCACACAACGAGGCGATGGTCTGGGAGGATTCGAACCACTGGCTCAACGAGAACACGCCCGAGCCCGGAAACTGGGCAGGCGCCGGTTACGAGGATGAACTCGAGTACTTCGGCACCTATGACATCCCTGACGATGGAACGTACGACTACCCAGAAGGGTCGTATGGCGTGATGTCGTGGTGGGACTACGGTCACCTAATCACTGTCCAGGGTGAACGGATTCCCCATTCGAATCCGTTCCAGTCGAACGCACGATCGTCGTCGGCGTTCCTGACCGCCGAGTCTGAAGAGCGATCCGAACTGATCCTCGATGCGATCGCCGCCGGCGAATCGCCCGACGACCACACCGACGAGGAACTCGAGGCGATGGCCGAGGATGCCGACGAATCGCACGAGCACATCCGCTACGTGATGATCGACGATCTGATGGCCGGCGGGAAGTTCAACGCCATCGCGACGTGGACGGGCCCGGACCCAGCACACTACTCGACGCCCGAGGACGTCGAAGCGAACGAACAGATCGAACGTGACGAAGTCGCCGACCGATTCGCAACCGTCCCGTACGATAACACGACACTCTCGAAGCTGTACTTCGACGACGCTGTCGGGATGGAACACTACCGACTCGTCCACGAGAACGATCAGCGCATGCCGACGTTCGTGAGCTACGCGATCATCGACACCGACACCGATCAGGTCCTCCTCGGCGAAGGCGGCGACCCACAGGTGTTCGTCAACCGGATGGTCGACGAACAGACGCAAATGGAACTCATGCAACTCGAGCAACACCCTGAGTTCGACGTCGAGGTCTTCGACGAACGTCAGGGCTCCGCAGTCGGCACGTACGAACGCGTCGAGGGCGCGACGCTCACTGGCAGTGTCGACGACGTCGGCGACGTCGAGGATGCAACCGTTAGCGCGGCCCTCGAGCTCGAAACCAACACGGATCGGGAGTTCACCTACGTCCAAGAGGCCGAACTCGCCGAGGACGGTAGCTTCGAACTGACCGTTCCGTACGCCACCGACGACGAACTCGGCGTCGAGGACGGCTACACCGACAGCGCCGTCGAGGCGCTCGAGGAGTACACAGTCTCCGTCGTCGTCCCGAGCGATGACGGCTTCGAGGGCTATGAGGCCGAGACCGAGGTCCCCGAGACGGCAGTCGTCGAGGGTGAGACGGTCGACGTCGCGCTCGAAGAAGTCGAGTTCGACGACCCCGACGAGGTGACCGAGGAGGGTGACGTCGAGGACGATGACGCCGACCTCGAGGACGCCGAGGATGGCGAGGTTATCGAAGACGGTGAGGAAACCGACGAGACGCCGATCGGCGAAGCCCAGGCCGGCGACTGA
- a CDS encoding winged helix-turn-helix domain-containing protein: MTEFDPTPESDDTQRRWQTGTDTFGRVYDVVLGITSPTAYTEIAALADCSPNAAKKHLDRLAEMGIVRADRDSRPATYERNEGYLEWQDASRIATELSVDEIIDRVEALEAQRTEYEARFETGDPTAVNVFDHDSHDTIHERMTAVSEWQGVIRNIRLYELARQLSQNDGRLIPA, translated from the coding sequence ATGACCGAGTTCGATCCCACCCCTGAGTCCGACGATACCCAGCGACGGTGGCAGACCGGAACAGACACGTTCGGCCGTGTCTACGACGTCGTCCTCGGGATTACGTCTCCGACTGCGTACACCGAGATCGCAGCGCTTGCGGACTGCTCTCCAAACGCGGCGAAAAAGCATCTCGACCGCTTGGCGGAGATGGGTATCGTTCGCGCCGATAGAGACAGTCGCCCGGCAACATACGAACGAAATGAGGGGTATCTCGAATGGCAGGATGCCAGTCGAATCGCAACCGAACTCTCTGTCGACGAGATCATCGACCGTGTGGAGGCGCTTGAAGCCCAGCGAACGGAATACGAAGCCCGGTTCGAAACGGGGGACCCAACGGCGGTCAACGTATTTGATCACGATAGTCACGACACTATTCACGAGCGGATGACCGCAGTCAGCGAGTGGCAGGGTGTGATTCGGAATATCAGGCTGTACGAACTTGCTCGCCAGCTCTCCCAGAACGACGGGCGTCTGATTCCGGCATAA
- a CDS encoding ribbon-helix-helix domain-containing protein: MERVTLRIPKQQIEEVEQLVDSGEFPNRSEAIRSAVREMINEQYDGQTEQSGKRNWAKV, from the coding sequence ATGGAGCGTGTGACACTGCGAATTCCGAAACAGCAGATCGAGGAGGTAGAGCAACTCGTCGACTCGGGCGAATTTCCGAACCGGAGCGAGGCGATCCGGTCGGCCGTTCGCGAGATGATCAACGAGCAATACGACGGACAGACCGAACAGTCCGGCAAACGCAACTGGGCCAAGGTGTAA